Proteins from a genomic interval of Rhipicephalus microplus isolate Deutch F79 chromosome 6, USDA_Rmic, whole genome shotgun sequence:
- the LOC142765078 gene encoding uncharacterized protein LOC142765078, translated as MGYVKICNVCAARVTEGAATDASFFAMESCVAGEQIEGVYPTTAPASLPDLVASCRGATSPASNDNSTQCDPLVSPEDVKLIGRRLRYISDSFDWRSRVSRRGNQVVVHDWFTDFLTACVYSVMEWWKTAT; from the exons ATGGGATACGTGAAGATATGCAACGTGTGTGCTGCTCGTGTGACAGAAGGTGCCGCCACTGATGCTAGTTTTTTCGCAATGGAGAGCTGTGTCGCCGGAGAACAAATTGAAG GCGTATACCCCACCACTGCGCCTGCCAGCTTGCCAGATCTGGTGGCGTCATGTCGCGGAGCTACGAGCCCCGCTTCCAACGACAACTCAACCCAGTGTGACCCTCTCGTAAGCCCGGAGGATGTCAAACTCATCGGTCGAAGGCTTCGCTACATCTCGGACAGCTTCGACTGGAGAAGT AGGGTGAGCAGGAGAGGCAATCAGGTGGTCGTTCACGACTGGTTCACAGATTTCCTCACGGCTTGCGTCTACTCCGTGATGGAGTGGTGGAAGACGGCCACGTGA